A window of Benincasa hispida cultivar B227 chromosome 9, ASM972705v1, whole genome shotgun sequence genomic DNA:
catataaaaaaaatatattatagatTGATAATCCAGTTCGACAAATATCACCTATGTCTCATGGGTAGTGTGCCTAGGAAagataacttcactaatataaatgataaacaattacaacgtagtacttatctgtaacTACAATATGATTACAGAGATCCTCCTAGAGTTTAATCACTCACTCGTTCACCTAGGTTCCTCCTAGATGAGAGGCTCCCTCTTGTAGtgacttaggctccccctaaataTTAATATCAGTGAAGAACTTCTTAAGCTCCCCTAAGATCGAGACTCCCTCTCAGCAAGACTTCAGCTTCCCTTTGTTGGATCAACACTAGTATGCAGTGGAAGAAATCAGAATCCAtatgcattctaattcattaattttggcataaaagaaacatgctaaaacaaagtataatgggtttcaagaacatacgtCGGCTGAACCTTcaaaatctccatttttcaGCTGTAAAATTCtccaaatccttgtgtagaccaccacaagatctttcctactatcatcttggtgctctagattgagttgtgggacttaaaataagcttgaatcaaaaGGAATATggataaaaatcattaaaccaacccattgaagaacaccttcttcatccggatttttcagcaaaaattcaatcggttcaTCATTTATTCTTCACCCAATCTCTTCAGtatattgtagactatcatgcaaagagatgtgttgcataagatgcaactcatgcttggagtaaccAAAGAAAAGGTGGTGGGCTCCTTGTGAACAACtttgaagatgacttgaaaaccccatttttcaagtttgtgtgatttttttaatttccaaaatctattttgattttaaaatcatattttatttctaaaatcaaaatttattaattttacaatttaatttcataaattaattttctaataaaattaataaatagttatttaaacaaattaaataattctaattaatttaatatccaatattaaattaatttttacacaaattcatcttcatatatttaaatcatatttaaatatattttctccaattccgtttgattctaatttgaacgtttcaaattaacttatcacattactctagagctaatccattttcgagctagtagggggacctcattgacctatagatcataggctccaacggtccgagattaattggctaaactcattagaccgatctaaccaccattctaatgggtcactccactatagtccatagttgaactcccctcactgtagatatattatgtccactcgatataacatgattagtaagttaacccttaacaagtttgttcgtaataacgcCTGGGTCAAATctatgttttacccccgaaattacctcttgttccttaagttcctactgatcccctaatgaacaattgttttgtgatccaatcacaaaaccgagtccctctcataccaaatgagagggtgggatcccttgttcaagccccagaatcagcacttaagggaacaacttctctactatccctaaagcgggtaggagtgaatttcctcttgcaccctatgtccccaactatctatccagtcttatccttgaaatatcagtcatattgagtcggcgctgttaagccaaccctcacctatgcaaatctaagggcaatcccagataaactggagttcatagttagctcaggattaaggtcaagttacctaggtcatcactttgaaatagttagttttaaatagtaaataatgttataaagtaagagtgactcatttcatggtccgatcttgtacaaactcttttgcacaagaaCACCTCCACtgctcatgtccaacatgaacgaattaggatcacttcgtttgtagcactttataactccttataacaattacagagcaggccgtatccaatagtgttaccagaataaggtacccaaccttatcaatatactatagatcattttgactatttactcgaacctgatccacctttatgtctccatataaagttcaagtactcatccaatagtcaagggacttttagatttattggatttctattcaagcaatagatttattcaataatacctttattgaattatcagaataagctccattgtttacataccacgagttttaggacataaaacccaacaccctTAAGCCCCGAGACTTCCTCTCACTTGAATCTTTTATCTTTCCCTCTCAAATGAAGATCATTTCACTTGAATTGCTTAGACTCCCCTAAGCTAGAGATTCTTTTCTCAAGAAGTCTACTTATGGAAAACAATATAGCTTGGAGTAAGTCTCCAACCTTACAGTAACACTATCTTTTCCTTCTTAAGATCAACACAATACTTGTGACATAATGCTCACAAGATAATGACACTCAATATTCTTCGTGAAAACATCAAACCCACAACAACAAACTAAGAGTCTTTTAAATATGCACAATAAACACGCATAAAGCAACCCTAAATTCTAAAATAGTCACACAAATAGAAGGCAGAGATCTGCAAAAATACTTCAAAGAAGATTTTCCACATAAAGGAAATATTTTGTAGAATCAGTATTTCTAGAAAACAATTCTTTGTCAGATAGGTAGAATATAGAGACAAATTGAGAAACAACTACTAATCTTAGACAAGTACTGTCAACCCACAATTTCGAGAGAGAGAGGAGAATGAAATTTCTAAAGAAATCATGAATGAGAATTGTTCATAGTATTTAATGGTTTTAAATCACAATTCACAATTTTTATCTTGTTTTAAATcacatttttatttctaaattttgttgcattttttacttttcaaagttatattttagtttttttaaaaaaaaaaaaaaaaaagtcactcCTACCATTTTGTCATCTAATAATGTTGACATAATCATCACCTTAATCGAGTGCTTTAAAGTATGTCAGTgtgttaattaatcaatttgttTAAAGCTGAAATgagaatgaaaaattaaaaataataatacatagaaataaaaatccaatgaaacaaacatgaaacttcacttcaataaaaaaaaaatgacaataatgaccataaataaataaaatccacTATTAACTACTTGTGATGAGATTTTGATCATTAAATGtgttaattaaacaaattaatatgTTAATGTTGCTTAGAAGTAGAAGCAGCGCGTAGGTGGGCGCCTCAAAATAACTGCTCCAGCGTGTGAAGCCACGTGGTGTCCCCTCCACAAGGAGAACTGTAGAACACAACCGCCTCCGTGTCCCTACATCATTGGCCGCCCCCATGccttccattttcattttcaatttattcGCGGATCCAGTCCCCTTCGCCCCcaccaaatattaaattgataaataaaaagaaaaatacccTTGCCTTTTACCGTtactactttttcttttattttagagACACAAATATTGTTCATTTCACCTATCAAAAGGTATATGAAATCATATGGATTAAATCCATGCATTCTAATAGTTATTTGAggattattttatgattttaatttccaatttttttaatgtttactatgctcttaaattttttatattcttttaataGATTTTCGAAGGCTTTAATATACTTAAAGATAAACCTAGCTCAATTATAATAGTGTTTTTATTAACGACTTCAAAGTTAGAGGTTCAAATCCCTTGTAGCGCATATTTCAAAGAAAAAGTCTATAATGAATCTttgtttgttatatttttaaattcgtGAAGCAATTACAcacaaaaaaatgaatttttttttttttttatcttatcgTGACTTCACTCTCCTCTCGCTGTCAGCTTTGGTTCTTTTGATCACCCATTTTTTGAAAACCATTTTTGGGGGCTTCCGCTGGTCTGGTCCAACCCCTTTTTGTTTGATGACAATCGGGAAGACCTGTCGTCAATCTTATTAGTCGGTGTCTAAAGACTCTAaccctttttattttctatttaatagatctctgaaaatattttaaaatatcgaCAAAAACCTATTAGACATAGAattaagtgttttttttaacatgtttgttttattattttgaatttctttttaaattaatatagtttattattttatttgttatttttctcaatcaaataatatatattaatttaagattttttataaaataaatattaatttgattttgaatttgaatatctttCTAAAAAAGAACAACTACAATATATCGAATagatcaataaaatatatagttcacattatctatttttattataaaatgaaaataaagaaggatgatatatatggaaaaaagatatcataaaagtaaaaagaggaTATCATCAACACGTAGATTCAGAAAATCCATATTTAGGAAGGTATCCAAAACTCATGAGATGTCCTCCGTATACGAACATCTTAAAACAATGCAATAATATGGATACCCACTCCATGAGAATTTTGGATCCCCACAAATCAAATGACTCCTAAAGGTATTAATTCATTCAATATTTTATACTAAGATGGACTAAACTTGTAACTTGACTAATTATGATTTAAACTCAATCACATTTTTATAATTAGtacaataattacaaaaaggTAAGATCCAACCTctaactttaaaaagaatgcaCTCAAATTTTACAACTAAACTCCATTTAGCATAGATAACACTTACACAAAAGAAAGTAAcaaagtttgttcatttttttttattgaacaaCGATTATGTGCATCATCCTCttctacaaaaataaaaaataaaaacaaatcaatttaaaaaaaaaaagtcatataGAAAAGTTTTAGCATTACGGTAAATAATTGTTCATATAATCTCTATGTCATGtcaatacatttttaaaaatatgacaAGACCCATGATATTAATATAGAATTTatgaatatttataaaaataaatttatagtgtaaattaaaaaaaaaatgatattcttGTAATAACAATTTTGTTCCTTTTTGTTTCCCCACTCTACCTTTCCCTCGTGCGCCTTATACTCTCTCTCCTCTCAAATTCCGCCATCTTCCCCGCTTCCCCTTTATATACTTCAAAATTCCCTTCCCATTTTTCTCACCACTAAATCCCAAATTCCCCAAATCTTCTTCCCGCTCTTACAAACCACGGCCATGGTCGGCGTTTTCCGGCGATCCTTCTCTTTTCCGAACAAGACTCCGGCCAAACCCTCCCTCTCCCATCACGTCCGTTCCATCAGTCTTCCCTGCAGATCTCACCCCTTGATTTTCCAACTCAAGGACGAGATCGCCAATCTCAATTCCTGGTCCCTCAATTCCGATCCCCGTACCGCCGCCTGGATCTGCGACGGCTTGAGCCGTCTCAAAACCGTCCACAACCATCTCGACGACATTCTCAACCTCCCTCAGACTCAAGAATCTCTCCGCCGCCACCACCACTGGATCGATAAGCTTCTCGAACATTTCTTACGCTTCGTTGACGTTTATGGAATCTTCCAGACTTTGATTCTCACGCTCAAAGAGGAGCATTCCGCCGCGCAGGTCGCGATGCGGAGAAGAGACCAAGAGAAAATCGCGTTATATGTTAAATCTAGGAAAAGGTTAGCTAGGCAAATGGCGAAACTGGTTTCAACCGTACAGAAGAAACCCAAAATCACCGTACAAGGCCAAGGCGGCGTCACACCCGATCTTGCCGCCGTGATCGAAGAAGTCATCAGAGTAACGATGACGGTTTCTCTCGCCGTGTTCAACGGAATCGCAGAATCGTTCGGGACTAGAAAGGTATGGACATGGACAGGATTGGACCGCGTCtctaagaagatgaaaaaatCGGCGGAAGAGGAGAAGGGGATCAAAGAGTTCAGAGAAATTGGATCGGAGAATTTGAGAGaattgaagaagaaagggaaagagGAGACGAGAATCGAGATGAAGAAGATGCGAGATTTGGAGGATTGGATTACCGACATTGAAAGTGAAAGCCAGAGGGTTTTCAGAAGTTTGATCAGTGCCAGAGTTTCATTGCTAAACGCTCTGTCGCAGCAGCAAGAACTGCAAAAATAGTCGCAAAATTTTTTTTACACGAAATTACCATactgattaattaaatatatgtacATGATTTAGAGATTTTGGTCCCTTTTGTCAAGAAGAAAAGGGGATGAAAAGAAATTTGtggtgaaaattaaaaaaaaaaaaaaatctaatttagagaaaaaaaaaatactattaattATAAGGTGTTGTGCTGTACAGATGAGCTGGTTTTTATGATATATTGaaaatagaatctttggagtgTGTAGACAGTTGAGAGCTATGACCATCCCATTGTTGGATGAATGTGATGATTTGTTtaaatcaaacaaaataaataaatatgtgtatttgattaattttcttatcaattttataccattattttgtgaatttttgtTGTATTTAATGCATTTATCATATTTTAGGGTAATGATAATAGTTTGGGTGCGCTCGTGGTTGCTTTTTCGAGGGATGGAAGTGATTCTAAAAACATCATAACTGTTttgtaactttcaattcttttaagtctttcttaaccatactttcatgtctccacgatccctctcattcagatgtgatatcggttcattcatgtacccttcctgaactcgggtcgttacatataTTTTAGTTACTATTTCTACAAATAATTTAGTAGTTATTTACCAAACACTATAACTTTTTTGTTCAGATTTCAAACTgaaatttaccaaacactaatttgcttcctttcacaactaattTTTCTAGAAGCACAACTGACAACAATTAGTTTAAAAGCTTCAACGACCCCAATCGAAAGATTAATacttttagaataataattaagtgtatatcaacatttttaaagaatttcaAATCTAGAAAAATCCATTCCGATAGATTATGGGATCTAAATTgtgctatatttacaaattcttttgtaatGTGCTATATCTATTAATACTTTGGACataattgctatatttgcaactattcttatattaatgtaatttcaaatttatacatctaaacataaaaaaatcaagattgATGGTGAAGCTCGAGATAGTGATATGATTAATTCAGAAAAATTAGATTAGttatattatgtttagtgtCAAGGCTAGTTGTAGCAAGTTGTATTTTTCTTATACGATGTTAGGTCTCTCCTTCTATTTAAATTAGCTCTATAATCTTAAGATATtgaagataaataatatatacaCTTTCACATATTGTGAAAGATTCTCATGGTATTAATTTATCAGCTTCATCTCGTTCAACTTCTCCGTGAAtcttttcttgaattttgtGCTATGAAAGTtccaatttaaaagaaatgataGATATACATGACTTTGAATTGGATGATTTGTCTAAgaaaatattatgataattgcaatttgtagcatttttaAGAACAATAACTAAATGTTGAtcgacttctatcgttgatagactcttactagtgatatggtctatgactaatagactcctaccaataatatgatttatttaaatttgaccatatttgtaactttttttacattatgttatatctgctaatactttaggtttaatatctatatttgtaAATGTATCAAAATATTACTCCTTAAATAGTAAGAGTTTTTGCAAATTTTCTTTGGGTGAgaagaattataaattgaacATGATTTCTCATTTaccttaaatttagaattttttttggataaaaatacaaatttattcCATATATTACCTTATAGATTGTAAAAAGCCTTAGCTTTAGGCTTTTTTGGTTTAGGGTAAATTAAAGGAGCACAGCACACGTGGTTGGGCTGCTTCTCACGTCTGCTCCACTCTTGTTGGTCAAGTTgtctataatttttatttattaagttGCAAATTTCACGGCGGCGATATTcgaatgtgattttttttctaaaaaaatatatacattaataataataatctttggataatatagatgatataaaatatatttttttgttgttttttcatatatatatatatatatatatatatatatatatattgttcgaCGTGACCTTCTCAAAGAACATGAGATGTTTTGAATCGaacctttttagtttttagtgtttgtttttcttttttttctttttttttttgaaaaaaaggaaaatatatatcgCCGACACTGCATTTGTCCAAACagggaaattttcaaaaagtgatTATTGATGATTAATTTGGGAGAAAttaaataagtaataaaaaatattatattttctgaagaagctttttaaatataaaaaaataactcaAACTAATTATGAgttatagcaaaatttcacaaATTCGTTAGTAACCAACTATAGTCtaataaaataccaaaaaaGCCTAGCCTAAAGTGAAAAGCATGCCAAATCCATGTTGGTGACCCGACCCGACTCGTGCGACCCACGATTAACGCACGTGACCCACGACTTTTCCCTCCCACCCACATGTGCTAACAATTCATCTTCATTTCTATCGTTCTAATCTTCGAATTCCTTTCTATCGTTATTgttattttccttcttctctcaCCATTGTTGCATCTTCTTCTTTTACTACTTTCGACACTGCTACTTCTCGCTCttcttgctcttcttcttcatcttttacTTCCGTCGCCGCTACTATTACTTCTACTTCTTTCTTCTGCCGTCGTTGCTATTCCAATTTTATAAGGATTTAATGAATCGACCACTCAATTCTTTAAGGTtataactcttttcttttcttctcatcaATTTATCAGTGGTCATAGTTATTAAACCTAATTTTTGTTTAGTGATCATATTTATTAAACCTAAAATTTGTGCATTGATGATAAACAACATTAAAAGGAAAACGGTCAAAGACCATCAAACaaagcaaagaaaataaaaactgaAAAGAAGGAGAAAGTAAAACCAAAGGTATAAAAGAaagtgatagacactaatagtgttctattattgtctatcattaatagacggTGATGGTGTACTATCACTTTCTATCATTCTATCACTCTCaatcattatatatattttattatacatatattctGTTTATACCTAATAAAGATATTGTTCTATCAAcattgtctatcattgatagaatacttgaaggaattgaattcaCTGTAGAAGCGTGTGAATGCcgtgaaattaaattttaattttgaaaaacacaaaatacaGAGAAACATAGAGACAAAATACAGGATAAACAATTCTAAATAAGCTTGCTATTAAGATAGAAGAAATCAGGAGGAAACTTACTCTTGAAGAATACTTTATTCTCGGTGTTTCCTCTCCAAATCACGAATAACTCCCCTCCAGACTCAACGTCCTGCAAAACTTTCCACAAGCACCACCAATCACAAACAATGGATACCACCAAAAGAACTTCATCGCTATTCTCTAATAAAGAATGAAGAATTGTGGGATCCTATTGAGTTATGGGATAGGGAAGAGAAGGCAgaaagattttttctttttttaactaAGAGATTCTTTTTGTTCTGTATTTtatgttacatttttttaatcacaGAACTACACCCATTTGAGAGAGTATTACATGATGGAATAACTCTCCCTCACTTCAGTAACGGCACGCCTgcagatatttaatttaattaaaattaaattcaaaaatccaaatttatttaaatataactaattaattaatcaattataaaaataaaataattaattaatctcattaatttattataaacttacacattttttaattaaacatgcatttaaatcatattcaaatgcacaactctctcataacctatgattttaatatgaatctcatttatattaattttaacctatagtatttatatgaatcacattcatataattaatatttgaatcttatccaaatatatatatatatcttattaaatataaatcatatttatagcgtatcaatatacattatattaatttgaatcatattcaaacatttatctctcttattaattaaaatcatatttataattaactaaactataatgtatcaacatacattatactttatatcaaTCACATTAATTAAAACTtcctttaaataatttgaacaatttgaacaattcaaattattccacaACCTTaacccttagtgagctagcaagaagacctaatggacctacagattagaagtttcaatgatacgagattaattaattaattaaactcttaaattaaattaattaattgaactctttaattaaattaatcaacattaatTAACCGccggccactccactaaagacagacAACTGCATTATTTGCACTGTAAATTTAATTCTATATCCAtaaatataaccaattaacagtaagtcaacccttcacaaattgctctatagctgggtcaaattaccgttttactcctgtagttgcatctaacttcttaagtactattgatcctATTAaagaacaattagttatagtccaactataaattaGACCATTCTctagccaatgagagggtgagacacctcattgttcaagacccgaaaacaacctttaagggagcaattcatctacttaccattAAGATAAGAAAGAgcgaattccattttgtgtagttgtgttcccaactccctacttggacaaatccccaaaatgatagactTATTGAATCGAcgaatctgaccactctcaccataTAGATCAAATGATCGCCCTCATTGACAAgaattcataactcactcaagattaaggccaagacacctatggtcatcctagtgaaatgttaatctcttcaagtaacgacGTTATAAGGAGAGACTAAATAATTTTACGATTCATGAAGGAATTGAATTCATGCGGAAGTGTGTGAACGTCTTACATTTAGACATTCGatttttatgtaaataaaaaagtaaaataaaacatacatttgtaggataaacatttaataaaactctaagcatgctagaaaagaggaagaagagatgaaatCAAAATTCACCTTTGAAGATTCTTCTAGCTTTCCTCTTCCATCGTTATCAACGATCTCGAACTTCTCCAATGAAGGACAACACCAACAAagttaccttgctattctctaggattccaaagaACATAGAAGAGTGGTCCCAAGAACTTTTGAGGAGAAAAATGGTAGAGACTTTttagagagaagttagagagaaggTGGAAGCTTGTATGAAAAACTCTTTGCCCTAGATGggctataaggatatatttatatggagaagcgTTAACCCTTTCTCCAAAAAATTTCCTCTATACTTttagtgttaattaattaaataacccttagtcaattaattgacacattaattaaataaccatatattaaattctatttaatatacatttaattagttatcataaatatcatatatttatactaaccttcaatctccattatttcttaatcaattaattaaccattaattaatcaattaataactatatgaaatcat
This region includes:
- the LOC120086235 gene encoding uncharacterized protein LOC120086235, giving the protein MVGVFRRSFSFPNKTPAKPSLSHHVRSISLPCRSHPLIFQLKDEIANLNSWSLNSDPRTAAWICDGLSRLKTVHNHLDDILNLPQTQESLRRHHHWIDKLLEHFLRFVDVYGIFQTLILTLKEEHSAAQVAMRRRDQEKIALYVKSRKRLARQMAKLVSTVQKKPKITVQGQGGVTPDLAAVIEEVIRVTMTVSLAVFNGIAESFGTRKVWTWTGLDRVSKKMKKSAEEEKGIKEFREIGSENLRELKKKGKEETRIEMKKMRDLEDWITDIESESQRVFRSLISARVSLLNALSQQQELQK